Proteins from a single region of Pseudopedobacter saltans DSM 12145:
- a CDS encoding exonuclease domain-containing protein, with amino-acid sequence MEGRKNYAIVDIETTGAYAGGSRMTEIAVLIHDGVQVVEEYHTLINPKQSIPHYIQVLTGISDDMVSDAPEFENVAAKVFSLLQDKIFVAHNVGFDYSFVHSQLRECGYYLRSPKLCTVRLSRKCFPGLPSYSLGKLCQSLGIAINDRHRAYGDARATAVLFGRILSADNEGHIQLQLKKGYKEHRLPSQVPLSEFEQLPERPGVYFFRDKHGKLIYVGKAINIRKRVHSHFTGNNTSQRRQLFIKNISHIDFEETGTELMALLKECHYIKQHWPEYNRALKQYEPKFGLIDYVDNSGFIRLCICRLPVGSRALCYFDNVVEATQCLLGLIDRFGLDSRLCVFYRDRKNTEPVNIASNAEVRNEIVAAVHNSRIEEAIASLEDQVTSFVVVDKGRNADEKSYIYYKNNKVYALGFMATDETVSGIEDYIKQEDRCHSNFYMCQLVKKYAASYPQQVQLL; translated from the coding sequence ATGGAAGGTAGAAAAAACTATGCTATAGTGGATATTGAAACTACCGGCGCTTATGCCGGAGGTAGCCGCATGACGGAAATAGCGGTTTTGATACATGACGGTGTACAGGTTGTGGAGGAATATCATACCTTAATTAATCCCAAACAATCAATACCGCATTATATACAGGTATTAACAGGGATTAGTGATGATATGGTTAGTGATGCTCCGGAATTTGAAAATGTAGCTGCTAAAGTATTTAGTCTGTTGCAGGATAAAATTTTTGTGGCCCATAATGTCGGTTTCGATTATTCTTTCGTACATAGTCAGCTGCGGGAGTGTGGTTATTATCTCAGGTCACCAAAATTATGTACGGTAAGGCTTTCAAGAAAATGCTTTCCGGGTTTACCGTCGTACAGTCTGGGTAAATTGTGCCAAAGCCTGGGAATAGCAATCAACGACAGGCATAGGGCTTATGGAGATGCCCGGGCTACAGCAGTTTTGTTTGGACGTATATTGTCCGCAGATAATGAGGGACATATACAGTTGCAGTTGAAGAAAGGCTATAAGGAACACCGCTTGCCAAGTCAGGTCCCGCTTAGTGAATTCGAGCAGCTACCTGAACGCCCAGGTGTGTATTTCTTTAGGGATAAACACGGGAAACTGATTTATGTGGGTAAGGCCATTAATATTAGAAAACGGGTACATAGTCATTTTACGGGTAATAATACCAGCCAGCGCAGGCAACTGTTCATTAAAAATATCAGCCATATCGATTTTGAGGAAACGGGAACAGAATTGATGGCTTTATTAAAGGAATGCCATTACATTAAACAACACTGGCCTGAATATAACCGGGCGCTGAAACAGTATGAGCCTAAGTTTGGACTTATTGATTATGTGGATAACAGCGGTTTTATCAGACTTTGTATTTGCAGATTACCTGTTGGCAGTCGGGCTCTGTGTTATTTCGATAATGTAGTTGAAGCTACTCAATGCCTGTTGGGCTTGATAGATCGGTTTGGGCTCGACAGCAGACTTTGTGTTTTTTACCGGGATCGTAAAAATACCGAACCGGTAAATATAGCCAGTAATGCCGAGGTACGGAATGAAATAGTGGCAGCAGTTCATAATAGCAGGATCGAAGAGGCTATTGCTTCGCTGGAAGATCAGGTTACCAGTTTTGTTGTTGTAGATAAGGGAAGAAATGCTGATGAAAAAAGCTATATCTACTATAAAAACAATAAGGTTTATGCTTTGGGTTTTATGGCTACGGATGAAACTGTGTCTGGTATAGAGGACTATATTAAACAGGAGGATCGTTGCCACAGCAATTTCTATATGTGCCAATTGGTGAAAAAATACGCTGCCAGTTATCCGCAACAGGTGCAATTGCTATAA
- a CDS encoding HEAT repeat domain-containing protein, translating into MGFYELPKDERATLVAKIKDDILKDLANSTHLKTLQYFSDEDTYIRKSVYLAIGKIFFEQTGLQNKIIQLLDTLFKDEDFKVRQTVINTAGEIGKKQFETVQFLFDKGLFDNHHSPRNAVIGSIKKMGEINPTPVLNWAKTYLCHQDKEIRREICHGLELRGRKHPEDILPLLQELQHDKTKRVRDTLVHVIGQISYKKNCLQKVISHLKTWENKALIADALEEIIDVHHRYRDFAVMTQDQARQYIENNYSIE; encoded by the coding sequence ATGGGATTCTACGAACTGCCAAAAGACGAACGGGCAACTTTAGTCGCTAAAATTAAAGATGATATATTAAAAGATCTTGCAAACTCAACCCATTTAAAAACATTGCAATACTTTTCCGATGAGGATACCTACATCAGGAAATCGGTTTATTTAGCCATCGGAAAAATTTTCTTCGAACAAACAGGACTGCAAAACAAAATTATCCAGCTACTCGATACATTATTCAAAGATGAAGACTTTAAAGTACGGCAAACTGTTATCAATACAGCTGGAGAAATAGGCAAAAAGCAATTTGAAACAGTACAATTTCTTTTCGACAAAGGATTATTTGACAATCACCATTCTCCCCGAAATGCCGTAATAGGATCTATAAAAAAAATGGGGGAAATTAATCCAACTCCGGTATTAAACTGGGCAAAAACATACCTGTGTCATCAGGACAAAGAAATCAGGCGGGAAATTTGCCATGGACTAGAGCTCAGAGGAAGAAAACATCCAGAAGATATTTTGCCCTTACTGCAAGAACTGCAACACGATAAAACCAAAAGAGTCAGAGATACACTGGTGCATGTAATCGGGCAAATTTCCTATAAAAAAAATTGCCTTCAAAAGGTTATATCACACCTGAAAACCTGGGAAAACAAAGCGCTGATTGCAGACGCTCTGGAAGAGATCATTGATGTCCACCATCGCTACCGCGACTTCGCCGTCATGACTCAGGATCAGGCCAGACAATACATCGAAAACAATTACTCAATTGAATAA
- a CDS encoding DUF6266 family protein, which produces MGRLLKDINGAFSGKVGSVIGFTRNGKAFIKGPYKRRTKKVSEKELFNREKFSLAQAWLKPLLLFVREGFKGYSDTAQGFIAAKSYLMKHAMTVEDGKHKIDPEKMKVSSGSLPLSENIVAERIQDNEIKFSWDRNQVKGTSSYDQVMLLAYHVESENCFAVITGPFRYIGEAVLEVYERFEGYHVYLAFCAVDRSSQSDSVYLGKL; this is translated from the coding sequence ATGGGAAGATTACTTAAAGACATTAATGGGGCTTTTTCGGGAAAAGTAGGCTCCGTAATCGGGTTTACAAGAAATGGTAAGGCTTTTATTAAAGGTCCGTATAAACGAAGGACCAAAAAAGTAAGTGAGAAAGAACTCTTTAACAGAGAGAAGTTCTCGTTGGCGCAAGCCTGGTTAAAACCATTACTGCTTTTTGTACGGGAAGGATTTAAAGGCTATAGCGATACTGCACAAGGCTTTATTGCTGCTAAATCTTATCTTATGAAGCATGCCATGACCGTTGAAGATGGTAAACATAAGATAGACCCTGAAAAGATGAAAGTGAGTAGTGGAAGTTTACCTTTAAGCGAAAATATTGTTGCAGAGAGAATACAAGACAATGAGATAAAATTTAGTTGGGACAGAAATCAAGTGAAAGGTACAAGTTCTTATGATCAGGTGATGTTATTGGCCTATCATGTGGAGAGCGAGAATTGTTTTGCTGTAATTACTGGTCCTTTCAGGTATATCGGAGAAGCGGTATTAGAAGTATATGAGCGCTTTGAGGGCTATCATGTTTATCTGGCATTTTGTGCGGTAGACAGGAGCAGTCAGTCGGATAGTGTGTATTTAGGGAAACTGTAG
- a CDS encoding sugar phosphate isomerase/epimerase family protein: MILRLKVLAIVAITVIQSALAKNTKSPEPFKLGYSLSINKITLEELNKAKAAGIDYIEISGLGTLIDKDTKQIKLSDKELEYRMKFIKTVSDQSGIKVWSLHMPFGKDDDISLGDDEQRNRVIANHQKIIEHAAVLKPQIILFHPSWYLGLNERELRKSQMIKSAVELNKSVKKIGAQMVIENMLGPKLLKSAEQERPLCRSVEEVTELMARLPKDIYAAVDMNHIKEPEKLIDALGARLKSVHIADGDGLAERHYFPCSGQGKNDWNAIFSALYKAGYKGAFMYESAYPSLEEMKSCFDTLYRNYVSSLGK, encoded by the coding sequence ATGATTTTAAGACTTAAAGTATTAGCAATAGTTGCAATTACAGTAATTCAATCCGCATTAGCTAAAAACACGAAATCGCCGGAACCATTTAAGTTAGGCTATTCTCTGAGCATTAACAAGATCACATTAGAAGAACTCAATAAAGCAAAAGCAGCTGGTATAGATTATATAGAGATATCAGGATTAGGGACTTTAATAGACAAAGACACCAAACAAATAAAGCTTAGTGATAAAGAGCTGGAGTACAGGATGAAATTTATAAAAACAGTTTCGGACCAGTCCGGTATTAAAGTTTGGTCGTTGCATATGCCTTTTGGCAAAGACGATGATATATCTCTCGGAGACGATGAACAACGAAACAGAGTCATAGCCAATCATCAAAAAATAATAGAGCATGCAGCGGTACTTAAGCCACAAATTATACTTTTCCATCCAAGCTGGTATCTGGGACTTAATGAACGCGAACTGAGAAAAAGCCAAATGATAAAATCTGCAGTGGAGCTGAATAAGTCTGTGAAAAAGATAGGGGCTCAAATGGTCATTGAAAATATGCTTGGCCCCAAGTTGCTTAAAAGCGCAGAACAGGAGAGACCACTTTGCAGATCTGTAGAAGAAGTGACGGAACTCATGGCGCGTTTGCCGAAAGATATATACGCCGCTGTTGATATGAACCATATCAAAGAACCCGAAAAGCTGATTGATGCTTTGGGCGCGAGATTAAAGTCGGTACACATTGCAGATGGTGATGGACTGGCAGAAAGGCATTATTTTCCTTGTTCCGGACAAGGTAAGAATGATTGGAATGCTATCTTTTCGGCACTTTACAAAGCGGGCTATAAAGGGGCTTTTATGTATGAAAGTGCCTATCCATCATTGGAAGAGATGAAATCGTGTTTCGATACCTTATACAGAAACTATGTTTCCAGTTTAGGTAAATAA
- a CDS encoding MFS transporter, which translates to MIGKIIRTYSESYKGLSKESWMLAIVMLINRSGSMVLPFLGVYMVDKLNFSIAQSGFVLSFFGIGAVVGSWLGGAITDKFDEYKVQAYSLFLSVPFFCALPLFTTVGSLALMIFLQSVVSEMFRPANSVAIIKYAKPENITKSFSLNRMAINLGFSIGPALGGILSAISYNFLFFSNAFAALIAGLVYVYFFRRRHLIFKRRATIRKNTVETFKGPVVKKNSPYRDFKFILFSLLCTLFSICFFQFLNSLPLFYKEDLGLSQQTIGLLLGYSGIVIVLFEMGMVNIAERKLSTAQTMLYGTILCALSYSLIGFNHHMVILVASVTLLSLGEILILPFMSTVTALRADKNNQGAYMGVNGISTSIAFIVSPVMGAKLASMFGFDALWIGSGLVLILVSIGFYFSVKGMERKF; encoded by the coding sequence ATGATAGGCAAAATCATCAGAACTTATTCAGAGTCTTATAAAGGTCTTTCTAAAGAATCCTGGATGCTGGCTATTGTCATGCTCATCAACCGTTCTGGTTCTATGGTTTTACCTTTTTTAGGAGTTTATATGGTTGATAAACTGAATTTTAGTATCGCACAGTCTGGCTTTGTACTAAGTTTTTTTGGTATCGGCGCAGTTGTAGGATCGTGGCTTGGAGGAGCGATAACCGATAAATTTGATGAATACAAGGTACAGGCCTATAGTTTATTTTTAAGCGTTCCATTTTTTTGTGCGTTGCCTCTTTTCACAACTGTAGGTTCGCTTGCTTTAATGATCTTCTTGCAAAGTGTGGTGAGCGAAATGTTTAGGCCTGCCAACTCTGTCGCTATTATTAAATATGCTAAACCGGAAAATATTACTAAATCTTTTTCGCTAAATCGGATGGCCATAAATCTGGGCTTTTCTATCGGTCCGGCTTTAGGTGGTATTTTATCTGCTATTTCTTACAATTTCCTATTCTTTTCTAATGCTTTCGCTGCATTAATTGCAGGTTTGGTATACGTATATTTCTTTAGACGGCGGCATTTAATATTTAAACGAAGGGCTACTATCAGAAAAAATACTGTGGAAACTTTTAAAGGCCCTGTTGTCAAAAAAAATTCACCTTACAGAGATTTTAAGTTTATACTGTTTAGCCTGCTGTGTACTTTATTCTCTATTTGCTTTTTCCAGTTTCTGAATTCACTGCCTTTATTCTATAAAGAAGATCTGGGTTTAAGTCAGCAAACCATTGGTTTATTGCTTGGTTATAGTGGAATCGTTATTGTTTTATTTGAAATGGGTATGGTGAATATTGCCGAAAGGAAACTCAGTACTGCACAAACAATGTTATACGGCACCATACTTTGTGCGCTGTCTTATTCTCTTATTGGCTTTAATCACCATATGGTCATTCTTGTTGCCTCTGTTACCTTACTGAGTCTGGGAGAGATCTTGATTTTGCCGTTCATGTCTACCGTAACCGCTTTAAGGGCTGATAAAAACAATCAGGGTGCTTACATGGGGGTCAATGGTATTTCTACTTCGATAGCCTTTATTGTTTCTCCGGTTATGGGTGCAAAGCTTGCTTCTATGTTTGGCTTTGATGCGCTTTGGATTGGTAGTGGTTTAGTTTTGATCTTGGTAAGTATTGGATTTTATTTCAGTGTTAAGGGGATGGAGAGGAAGTTTTAA
- a CDS encoding sulfite exporter TauE/SafE family protein — MLLTITFILIISFIASLVRSTLGFGESLIAVPLFLLFLPVETAVPLSVMLSIVIALVIVIQDHSKIHFNTAKWLIFYAILGVPLGILILIYGDEVLIKMGLGILIILYSLYSLYIKTNKILKEDSRFWLFVCGFLSGVFGGAYGLNGPPLVVYGNLRQWSAKHFRATLQAYFLPVSFVSVIGYYAKGLVTTEVNFYFMLSLITTIPAIFLGRYLNHQLKDGTFFKYVYLGLIGISIILIVSTLYNLKQ, encoded by the coding sequence ATGCTTCTTACAATTACATTCATCCTTATCATCAGTTTTATAGCTTCATTAGTACGTTCGACATTAGGCTTTGGCGAGTCATTAATTGCAGTGCCCTTATTCCTTCTTTTTTTGCCTGTGGAAACCGCGGTACCATTATCCGTTATGTTATCTATTGTCATCGCACTGGTGATAGTTATACAAGATCACAGTAAGATTCACTTTAATACTGCAAAATGGTTAATCTTTTATGCTATACTAGGTGTTCCATTAGGTATCTTAATTCTCATTTATGGAGACGAAGTTTTAATTAAAATGGGTCTTGGCATACTCATTATCCTTTATTCCTTATATTCTCTTTATATCAAAACCAATAAAATACTTAAGGAAGATAGCAGGTTCTGGCTTTTTGTTTGTGGATTTCTATCGGGAGTATTTGGAGGGGCCTATGGATTAAATGGCCCGCCATTGGTTGTTTACGGAAATTTAAGACAATGGAGTGCAAAACATTTCAGGGCTACTTTGCAAGCATACTTTTTACCCGTAAGTTTTGTAAGTGTAATAGGTTATTATGCTAAGGGACTGGTTACTACCGAAGTAAATTTCTACTTCATGCTTTCGCTGATAACAACTATTCCCGCAATATTTTTAGGCAGATACCTAAACCATCAGCTGAAAGATGGCACCTTCTTTAAGTACGTTTACCTGGGGCTAATAGGCATTAGTATAATACTGATTGTTAGCACTTTGTATAATTTAAAACAATAG
- a CDS encoding SDR family NAD(P)-dependent oxidoreductase: MRLKNKVAIVTGGSRDIGRSVSVKLAKEGAKVVINYLSNEANAEETLRQVKEVGGEGIIVKGDVSKAADVAKLVEEARAAFGEEIHILANVAGGLVARKTTLEIDEEFFDHIMDINLKSVFLSVKAVIPFMPAGGSIINFSSLAGRDGGGPGASIYATSKGAVMTYTRALAKELGPKNIRVNAVAPGMIATAFHDTFTKPEARVNVANATSLKREGTPDEVADLVVYLASDESSFLNGNNIDINGGLAFS; the protein is encoded by the coding sequence ATGCGTTTAAAAAACAAAGTAGCAATTGTAACAGGCGGATCTAGAGACATAGGTAGATCGGTATCGGTAAAGTTGGCAAAAGAAGGTGCAAAAGTTGTAATTAACTACTTAAGCAATGAAGCCAACGCAGAAGAAACTTTAAGACAGGTTAAAGAAGTAGGCGGCGAGGGAATTATTGTAAAAGGAGATGTATCTAAAGCTGCTGATGTAGCTAAATTAGTAGAAGAGGCGAGAGCAGCTTTTGGAGAGGAAATACATATTTTAGCTAACGTAGCGGGTGGATTGGTTGCAAGAAAAACTACATTAGAAATAGACGAAGAGTTCTTCGATCATATTATGGATATCAACTTAAAAAGTGTATTCTTATCGGTAAAAGCAGTTATTCCTTTTATGCCTGCCGGTGGATCGATTATTAACTTTTCTTCTTTAGCGGGCAGAGATGGCGGTGGTCCGGGTGCAAGTATTTATGCAACATCCAAAGGTGCCGTAATGACTTATACCAGAGCTTTGGCTAAAGAATTGGGACCTAAAAATATCAGAGTAAATGCGGTAGCACCAGGTATGATTGCTACAGCTTTCCATGATACTTTTACAAAACCAGAAGCCAGAGTAAACGTTGCAAATGCAACTTCTTTAAAAAGAGAAGGAACTCCTGATGAAGTAGCAGATTTAGTTGTTTACTTAGCATCTGATGAATCGAGCTTCCTAAATGGAAATAATATTGATATTAACGGAGGTTTAGCTTTTTCTTAA
- a CDS encoding MFS transporter, which produces MKVKGLRWYIIALIAIATVINYIDRSAINILWPYIYKDFGIADVDSKNALALITTFFMIAYALGQTFTGKLMDAVGTRIGMTLSILGWSISIALHAFARSLASFNVFRFLLGFTEAGNWPGATKNNAEWFPAKERAIAQGIFGAGASLGSVVSAPIIALLYIAFGWKATFVLIAVLGFVWIIPWLIVNKSTPDKHPWITEEERQHILGGTAVVATEQPVAEIKVLTWKELLRYRSTWGLIMGRFFIDPVWWLFVTWLPTFLKEQFMFDIKQIGAFTWVPYLFAAIGSLAGGYHSSWQIKRGVYAEKARKNSIALGSAIMLLSLIAILYFLGNLKETPMFAMVLIGLTLFGFQFLIGNIQTLPSDYFNGKNVGTVAGMGGTAAVVGTLLTTWAVPIITKTSYVSFFVLAAVLVPLAWVSVKYITSKKINN; this is translated from the coding sequence ATGAAAGTTAAAGGACTAAGATGGTATATAATAGCATTGATAGCGATAGCTACCGTAATCAATTATATAGACCGAAGTGCAATTAATATTTTATGGCCATATATCTATAAAGATTTTGGTATAGCGGATGTTGATAGCAAAAATGCACTGGCATTGATTACCACGTTTTTCATGATCGCTTATGCCCTTGGACAAACGTTTACGGGAAAACTAATGGATGCAGTGGGAACCAGGATAGGGATGACACTGTCTATTCTTGGATGGAGTATTTCCATAGCCCTTCATGCGTTTGCAAGATCATTGGCATCATTCAATGTTTTTAGATTTCTGCTTGGATTTACCGAAGCCGGAAACTGGCCGGGAGCAACAAAGAATAATGCAGAATGGTTCCCGGCAAAAGAACGCGCAATTGCACAGGGTATTTTTGGAGCAGGTGCTTCTCTGGGATCTGTAGTTTCTGCGCCAATTATAGCTTTACTGTACATTGCCTTCGGCTGGAAAGCTACGTTTGTTCTAATCGCGGTATTAGGCTTTGTCTGGATTATTCCTTGGCTTATCGTCAATAAATCAACACCAGACAAGCATCCATGGATTACAGAAGAGGAACGCCAGCATATTTTGGGAGGAACAGCCGTTGTGGCAACTGAGCAACCTGTAGCGGAAATAAAAGTGCTTACCTGGAAAGAGCTGCTTAGATACAGAAGCACATGGGGATTAATCATGGGACGCTTTTTTATAGATCCTGTCTGGTGGCTTTTCGTAACCTGGTTACCTACTTTCCTGAAAGAGCAGTTTATGTTTGATATTAAACAAATAGGCGCATTTACATGGGTACCTTATCTATTTGCTGCAATAGGAAGCTTGGCAGGTGGTTATCATTCTTCCTGGCAAATAAAGCGAGGCGTATATGCCGAAAAGGCCCGTAAAAACTCTATAGCATTAGGTTCGGCCATCATGTTGCTATCTCTTATTGCTATTCTTTATTTCCTGGGCAACCTCAAAGAAACGCCTATGTTCGCTATGGTATTAATTGGTTTAACACTGTTTGGATTCCAGTTTCTGATTGGAAATATACAAACCTTGCCAAGCGATTATTTTAATGGTAAAAACGTTGGAACGGTAGCCGGAATGGGAGGGACAGCGGCAGTAGTGGGAACATTGCTAACAACATGGGCAGTGCCTATCATTACAAAAACAAGCTACGTATCCTTCTTTGTGCTGGCAGCAGTATTGGTTCCTTTAGCGTGGGTTAGTGTAAAATATATAACATCAAAAAAAATAAATAATTAA
- a CDS encoding chondroitinase-B domain-containing protein codes for MKSSLKYLLATFCIAISICFSYAQTAKKTKSARRLITVKNTEELKNVLEIAKPGDSIVMSDGEYMGKFVIPANANGTKEKPITLIGTKKCVLTTGKTDNGYVLHHQASNWIIKGFMVKGGLKGIILDGASNNLLDDLEVTQIGEEGIHFRKFSSNNKLQNSKIHHVGLLRPGYGEGVYIGSAVSNWARYTNGEPDRCDSNAIINNVIGPYVPAECIDIKEGTTGGIIRGNTFYSEGISGENSADSWIDVKGNNYLIERNKGINTQPSALLDGYQVNCAVDGWGNHNEFKNNICEVNADGYGINIRLKSSKGAVVGNKVFSDNQVINAKSGVANIPLSE; via the coding sequence ATGAAATCGAGCTTAAAATATTTACTCGCTACGTTTTGCATAGCTATTTCTATTTGCTTTTCTTATGCTCAAACAGCTAAGAAAACTAAAAGCGCCAGAAGGCTGATTACCGTTAAGAATACAGAAGAGCTTAAGAATGTACTGGAAATAGCTAAGCCCGGAGATTCTATAGTTATGTCAGACGGTGAATATATGGGCAAGTTTGTAATTCCAGCAAATGCAAATGGAACAAAAGAAAAGCCCATTACATTAATTGGGACAAAAAAATGTGTCTTAACGACTGGAAAAACCGATAATGGCTATGTGCTGCATCATCAGGCAAGTAACTGGATAATTAAAGGATTTATGGTGAAAGGTGGTTTGAAAGGAATTATTCTTGATGGAGCAAGCAATAACCTGTTAGACGATTTGGAAGTAACGCAAATAGGTGAAGAGGGAATACATTTCCGGAAATTCAGTTCAAACAATAAGCTTCAAAATTCAAAGATACATCATGTTGGATTGCTAAGGCCAGGTTACGGAGAAGGGGTGTATATCGGATCCGCGGTTAGCAATTGGGCAAGATATACCAACGGAGAACCAGATAGGTGCGATTCAAATGCAATAATCAATAACGTTATTGGACCTTATGTGCCTGCGGAGTGTATTGATATCAAAGAGGGTACAACAGGCGGAATTATTAGGGGAAACACATTCTATTCAGAAGGAATTTCGGGAGAGAATAGCGCCGATAGCTGGATTGATGTAAAAGGGAATAACTATCTGATAGAAAGAAATAAAGGAATTAACACTCAGCCTTCCGCTTTGTTAGATGGTTATCAGGTGAATTGTGCTGTGGATGGATGGGGAAATCATAACGAGTTCAAAAATAATATTTGCGAAGTAAATGCAGATGGTTATGGTATTAATATCAGGCTAAAAAGCAGTAAAGGCGCTGTAGTTGGTAACAAAGTGTTTTCAGATAATCAAGTAATTAATGCTAAAAGTGGGGTAGCTAATATCCCGCTTAGCGAATAA
- a CDS encoding alpha/beta hydrolase, whose product MKKILSFFLIVSVGVAQAQEEEIKKKVVYPEGFTEQLNIVYTKVNDWEGKMDLYLPPKEKGPSPVVINIHGGGWNKGNKESQTGFTSFFKQGYAVANIAYRLSQVATAPAAVEDTRCALIYLIKNAKQLNIDPDKIVIMGGSAGGHLALMGGLLGNDSRFDTNCKGVKDVKVAAIIDKYGITEVLAWNSKSATQWLGDKAGNAEFAKSVSPIYYVKKNSPPVFIVHGDADPIVPYQQSVDLKKKLDEMGVKNKFITVEGGQHGKFDKEKNSEVNRAIIDFLKEVGVHK is encoded by the coding sequence ATGAAAAAGATATTATCCTTCTTCCTTATCGTCTCTGTGGGTGTAGCACAGGCGCAAGAAGAAGAAATAAAAAAAAAAGTAGTTTATCCGGAAGGATTTACCGAACAGCTTAACATAGTTTATACAAAAGTTAATGACTGGGAAGGAAAAATGGACCTTTATCTTCCACCTAAAGAAAAAGGTCCTTCACCAGTTGTGATCAATATCCATGGTGGCGGCTGGAATAAAGGAAACAAAGAATCACAGACCGGATTCACGTCTTTCTTTAAACAGGGATATGCGGTAGCTAATATTGCTTACAGACTATCACAGGTAGCAACAGCTCCGGCGGCAGTAGAGGATACGCGTTGTGCTTTAATCTATCTGATTAAAAATGCAAAACAGTTAAATATCGATCCCGATAAAATTGTCATTATGGGTGGCTCGGCAGGCGGACATTTAGCTTTAATGGGTGGTTTATTGGGGAACGATTCCAGATTCGATACAAACTGTAAAGGAGTAAAAGATGTAAAAGTTGCTGCTATAATAGATAAGTATGGGATTACAGAAGTGCTGGCATGGAACAGTAAATCTGCTACGCAATGGCTTGGAGATAAAGCAGGAAACGCAGAATTCGCCAAATCTGTATCCCCAATTTATTATGTAAAGAAAAATAGTCCTCCCGTTTTTATTGTACATGGTGATGCAGATCCGATAGTACCATATCAGCAATCTGTAGATCTGAAAAAGAAATTAGACGAGATGGGCGTGAAGAATAAGTTCATCACAGTAGAAGGCGGGCAACACGGTAAATTCGATAAAGAGAAAAATTCTGAAGTAAACCGGGCAATTATTGATTTCTTAAAAGAAGTTGGAGTTCATAAGTAA
- a CDS encoding cupin domain-containing protein: MEKGQLFQIEAETQWEDLGNGIQRKIYGYDDQIMLVKAKFEAGAVGTLHQHPHVQVTYVESGVFEMTIGEEKKIIKKGDGYYVPPHAIHGCVCVEPGILIDVFTPLREDFLK; this comes from the coding sequence ATGGAAAAAGGACAATTATTTCAGATAGAAGCAGAAACACAGTGGGAAGATTTGGGTAACGGGATTCAAAGAAAAATATATGGTTATGACGATCAAATCATGCTGGTAAAAGCCAAGTTCGAAGCTGGAGCCGTGGGAACACTTCATCAGCACCCTCATGTACAGGTAACTTATGTGGAAAGCGGTGTTTTCGAAATGACTATTGGTGAAGAGAAAAAAATCATCAAAAAAGGAGATGGTTATTACGTACCTCCTCACGCTATACATGGTTGTGTTTGTGTAGAACCAGGAATACTAATAGATGTATTTACTCCGCTTCGGGAAGATTTTTTGAAGTAA